A single Cryptococcus neoformans var. grubii H99 chromosome 7, complete sequence DNA region contains:
- a CDS encoding Atypical/PIKK/FRAP protein kinase, with protein sequence MSSQSDVLDNIFQRLSARSEDVRAQAGQDLAEHVVAYTQEYPGHDASKGVWAQVFHKTFEFTRSNNQLERLGAIIAISQLLQLTKDDTPDRAQQKVLRLYEYLRPLTTCGDSTVMLPASLVVEDMVRNSPTLHTDTFLGKEVGQALVMIDDSRQEVGRFSGALLLYAFARAAPGVFHQYISKVLEKIWIPLRDSRSVVRERASMLLSTCLDTLKTRGDRPSTDTYRKIFEEARLGLLKASSTESILGSLLAFNSMLQNQQLSMAEYYRSICELTFKYRDSKEVSIRKAVIALIPSMATYDSDDFEAHYLHRGMAYLLQALNRPADRDISYVALGHMAVHLGSKMKPFIDDIMRIIRDHLRMRGKKNAPYEAPIFQCLAMLATSVGPMLTRQMHEILDLMFPWGLSEPLCTALQATASHIPPLLRTIQDRLLEMLSQTLTGQSYRPLGAPAPRGGAQMDLNLLQSTTNAQSTDTLKLALRLLARFDFVGHTLSEFVRDAALPYLEHDSVEVRREAVLATTTLFMTDPICQQTSSNSVEIVNDVLSKLLTVAITDPNAGIRRTVLDHLEDKFDRHLAQAADIRCLFIALNDEVFGNRERTISIIGRLAHHNPAYVMPHLRKSLINIVTELEYSTNARQKEESAKLLCLMIGAAAGLVKSYAPTILSVLLRTASSPESSIGVQAECLKCIGELARVAGEELVPSVRAILDLVIEMLNDQSSPAKRDTALKTLGQIASNTGEVIKPYTDYPQLMGVLFRFLRMEANSSVRQETIKTIGMLGALDPFKHKTLLGDVDDPIDEGTTSRVNDIVLLNQHNSSVNDEFFQTVVIHSLVNVLHDSTYKDHYQAVEAIMMIFRTQRLRCVNFLPQIVPAFLNVIRIAHSSRTELYLKQLAQFITIVKLHIRNYLNDVFDLIHEFWNPNSTLQITIISLVEAIAKAVEGEFKAYLPKLLQQILRSFDGDLSAKHLPELKLNTLLQILKAFYVFGESIEDYLHLVLPVIVRSFENPAAPDSLRIAALRTTGQLCRKVNFSDHASQIIHPLVRTLGNSSEELRQTAMETLCVLVLQFGPDYAIFIPMVNKALVENKISHPGYEALITKLLNRERLPPDLGPVERYASDSAAEASAPEPVALKVNQQALKLAWDCSHLLNTSSRTEWISWIIGLGHEMMRESPSQAIRAARSLALSSVAFTKELFNVAFYSCWQELFESYQEDLWHNLDRAIKKDDVPGDVVNMILGATQFLEHDEKEVAIESRVLGSVAANYQALAVALHYKEQEFFLDPSKEVIEDLIDVNQKLQQSDAAWGTLEWAQTEMGMTTEVEWYEKLGRWEEALQVWNERDADASTTFSEWEITEGKVTCLHAMGEWEQLSDFVQARWANRTAEEKKLLSPLAAAASWSLKQWDLMDDYISAMKGDGADRAFFKAILAVHRNQIPAALKQISKARERLDPELTTLTGDSYGRAYDTVVRIQMLAELEEIIAYKDHADEPARQEMQRQTWKKRLAGCQRDVEVWQRILQVRSLVLKPNEDMDTWIEFADLCRTSDRLNLAEKTLTSLVGFQYPSMEDTRGRAPPPIIFAYLRMAWAKNLQIDSREERYETLQHLRDFTDQLTDDVGIGARGPNGRLMLPDQKLYGSYTKLLAQCHVELGQWQATLRESQGSADPSGILHDYCLATELDPEWYQAWHTWALANFEVITQLEVSQQGLSPVHFTTYIIPAVEGFLKSISLSPGNSLQDTLRLLTLWFTYGYSSGVTAAVSQGLPTVNIDVWLEVIPQIIARIQTPRQSIQQLIVQLLHDIGKAHPQALIYPLTVASKSTVAARRTVAQNITHKMREHSPKIVDQAELVSTELIRAAILWHEMWYDGLEEASKHYFGDHDIPGMLGVLEPLHEIVENGPQTLRETSFIQSFGHDLRIAREHLKRYRITQDGTEIQQAWDVYYSVFQRLGKQLKLLNVIELQYVSPKLMAVRDLDIAVPGTYQSGKPIIGIKNVIPTFKVIASKQKPRQCSMRGMDGKEYAYCLKGHEDLRQDERVMQLFGLVNTLLNNDHESAKRHLSIQRFSVTPLSPSAGLLGWVTHSDTIHVLIKQYRDQRKILVDIEHKLMQQMSDESYDSLPLLHKVEIFQYALDNTTGQDLYRILWLKSRNSDIWLERRTTYTRSLGLNSMVGYILGLGDRHPSNLLLDQITGKMVHIDFGDCFEVAQQRDKYPEKVPFRLTRMLIHAMEVCGITGNFSRSCEVSMEVLRDNRESLMAVLEAFVYDPLIAWRLTATDKRPGGVGEVKDLDDPAVYGKQRKNKANETEILNDVENTEVKNDKGLQVIERVRRKLTGRDFKPDVVLDVKSQVEKLVVEATKTENLCVAFLGWCSFW encoded by the exons ATGTCTTCACAATCAGACGTTCTCGACAACATCTTTCAGCGTCTGTCCGCCAG GTCGGAAGATGTCCGCGCCCAGGCCGGCCAAGATCTTGCAGAGCACGTCGTAGCTTACACCCAAGAATACCCGGGACATGATGCTTCGAAGGGTGTATGGGCACAGGTCTTTCACAAGACATTCGAGTTTACTAGGAGCAACAATCAGCTAGAGAGATTAGGTGCTATTATTGCCATAT CGCAATTGTTACAATTAACCAAGGATGACACACCGGATCGTGCTCAGCAGAAGGTTCTACGCCTCTATGAAT ATCTTCGACCTCTCACAACATGCGGCGATTCGACCGTCATGCTTCCCGCCTCTCTTGTCGTGGAAGATATGGTCCGCAATTCCCCCACGCTTCACACCGATACTTTCCTTGGCAAAGAAGTTGGACAAGCGCTGGTAATGATTGATG ACTCACGTCAAGAAGTCGGCCGTTTCAGTGGTGCCCTCCTTCTATATGCTTTCGCTCGTGCTGCCCCAGGAGTATTCCATCAGTACATCTCCAAGGTCTTGGAAAAGATTTGGATCCCCCTTCGTGACTCTAGATCTGTCGTTCGAGAGCGCGCGAGCATGCTCTTATCTACCTGCCTTGACACTCTCAAAACCCGAGGAGACCGACCATCCACCGATACCTACCGCAAGATCTTTGAAGAGGCCCGTCTTGGTCTCCTCAAAGCCAGCTCGACAGAGTCTATCTTGGGTTCTCTCCTTGCGTTCAATTCCATGCTCCAAAATCAACAGCTTTCGATGGCGGAATATTACCGCTCCATTTGCGAACTAACCTTCAAATACCGTGATTCGAAGGAAGTCTCCATCAGGAAGGCTGTCATTGCCCTTATACCATCTATGGCGACATATGACAGCGACGACTTCGAGGCACATTATTTGCATAGGGGTATGGCGTATCTGCTACAAGCTTTGAACAGACCGGCAGACAGGGACATTT CGTATGTGGCGTTGGGTCATATGGCTGTACATCTTGGATCGAAAATGAAGCCTTTTATTGACGACATTATGCGAATCATTCGGGATCATCTACGCATGCGAGG CAAAAAAAATGCCCCATACGAAGCCCCCATCTTCCAGTGTCTTGCGATGCTTGCTACGTCTGTCGGGCCTATGCTTACCCGCCAGATGCACGAAATCCTCGACCTCATGTTCCCCTGGGGCCTTTCCGAACCCTTATGCACAGCTCTTCAGGCCACCGCCTCACATATCCCTCCTCTATTGAGAACTATCCAAGATAGGTTGTTGGAGATGCTTTCGCAGACCTTGACCGGACAAAGCTATAGACCGTTAGGTGCGCCTGCCCCAAGAGGTGGAGCTCAGATGGATCTTAACCTTTTGCAA TCTACAACCAACGCCCAGTCAACAGACACTCTCAAACTTGCTCTTCGTCTCCTTGCGCGCTTCGACTTCGTCGGTCATACCCTTAGCGAGTTTGTCCGTGATGCTGCTCTTCCGTACCTCGAACACGACAGCGTCGAGGTCCGACGTGAAGCTGTGTTGGCAACCACAACCCTGTTTATGACGGACCCAATCTGTCAGCAGACGAGCAGTAACTCGGTCGAGATTGTAAATGATGTGTTGAGTAAATTGTTAACTGTAGCCATTACCGATCCTA ATGCTGGAATCCGCCGGACGGTACTTGATCACCTTGAAGACAAGTTTGATCGCCATCTCGCTCAGGCTGCCGATATCCGATGTCTCTTTATCGCTCTCAACGATGAAGTGTTTGGTAATCGTGAAAGGACCATCTCGATCATTGGGAGATTGGCACACCATAACCCGGCTTATGTGATGCCTCATTTGAGAAAGAGTTTGATCAATATTGTCACTGAGTTGGAGTATTCTACCAATGC GCgacaaaaggaagagagtgcCAAACTGCTCTGTCTTATGATCGGCGCTGCCGCTGGTCTCGTTAAGTCTTATGCCCCTACCATCTTGTCCGTTCTCCTCCGCACTGCTTCCAGCCCCGAATCTTCTATCGGTGTTCAAGCCGAATGCCTCAAATGTATTGGCGAGCTCGCAAGAGTTGCGGGCGAAGAACTCGTCCCTTCCGTCCGAGCCATTCTCGACCTCGTCATTGAAATGCTCAACGACCAGTCTTCCCCCGCCAAGAGAGATACTGCCCTCAAGACCTTGGGGCAGATTGCGAGTAACACAGGAGAGGTTATCAAGCCCTATACGGATTACCCTCAGTTAATGGGGGTGCTGTTTAGGTTTTTGAGAATGGAGGCGAATTCGAGTGTCAGGCAAGAGACTATCAAGACCATTGGTATGCTGGGTGCCTTGGATCCCTTCAAGCACAAG ACTTTGTTGGGTGATGTGGACGACCCTATCGACGAAGGGACAACCTCGCGAGTCAATGACATTGTGTTGCTCAACCAACACAACTCTTCAGTCAACGACGAGTTCTTCCAGACTGTTGTCATCCATTCTTTAGTTAACGTCTTGCATGACTCTACTTACAAGGATCATTATCAAGCCGTGGAAGCCATTATGATGATTTTTAGGACTCAACGATTGAGATGTGTcaacttccttcctcag ATTGTCCCTGCATTCCTCAATGTCATTCGCATTGCACATTCCTCTCGTACCGAGCTTTACCTCAAACAACTTGCGCAGTTTATTACAATCGTTAAGCTGCATATCCGCAACTACCTCAATGATGTCTTTGATCTCATCCACGAGTTTTGGAACCCCAACTCTACCCTTCagatcaccatcatctccctcgTTGAGGCCATTGCGAAGGCCGTGGAAGGAGAATTCAAGGCATACTTGCCCAAGCTTTTGCAGCAAATTTTGAGATCGTTTGATGGAGACTTGTCAGCCAAGCACCTTCCGGAGCTGAAACTCAACACTTTGCTTCAGATCCTGAAAGCGTTCTACGTCTTTGGCGAATCTATTGAAGACTATCTTCACCTTGTGTTGCCCGTCATTGTTCGATCTTTTGAGAACCCGGCCGCCCCCGACTCTCTCCGCATTGCTGCTTTGCGCACTACAGGACAACTTTGTCGTAAAGTCAACTTTTCGGACCACGCAAGTCAGATCATCCACCCGTTAGTAAGAACTTTGGGTAACAGCTCAGAGGAGTTGAGGCAGACCGCAATGGAAACACTTTGTGTTTTGGTGTTGCAGTTCGGTCCAGATTATGCTATCTTCATTCCTATGGTAAACAAA GCCTTGGTGGAAAACAAAATATCACACCCTGGTTACGAAGCCCTCATAACCAAGTTGCTCAACCGCGAGCGCCTTCCTCCTGACCTTGGTCCTGTTGAAAGATACGCCAGCGACTCTGCCGCCGAAGCCTCTGCCCCAGAGCCTGTTGCTCTTAAGGTCAACCAGCAGGCTCTTAAACTGGCTTGGGACTGTTCCCATTTGCTTAacaccagcagcaggaCCGAGTGGATCTCTTGGATTATTGGCTTGGGTCatgagatgatgagagaaaGCCCTAGTCAAGCCATAAGAGCTGCGAGGAGTTTGGCGTTGAGTAGTGTGGCCTTCACCAAAGAACTGTTTAATGTTGCTTTCTACTCATGCTGGCAGGAGCTGTTTGAGAGCTACCAG GAGGATTTATGGCACAATCTTGACCGAGCAATCAAAAAAGATGATGTCCCCGGCGATGTTGTCAACATGATTCTCGGGGCTACCCAGTTCTTGGAACACGATGAAAAGGAGGTAGCGATCGAAAGCCGTGTTTTGGGCAGCGTC GCTGCCAATTATCAAGCTCTCGCAGTCGCTTTACACTACAAAGAACAGGAATTCTTCCTAGATCCCAGCAAAGAAGTCATTGAAGACCTCATTGACGTCAACCAGAAACTCCAGCAAAGCGATGCTGCCTGGGGTACCCTTGAATGGGCCCAGACAGAGATGGGAATGACCACTGAAGTCGAGTGGTACGAAAAGCTTGGAAGGTGGGAGGAAGCGTTACAAGTGTGGAACGAGCGAGATGCCGATGCGTCGACCACTTTCTCAGAGTGGGAGATCACTGAAGGCAAGGTCACTTGTCTGCACGCTATGGGCGAATGGGAACAACTCTCTGATTTTGTCCAGGCTCGATGGGCCAACAGGACggctgaggagaagaagttgctTTCACCATTGGCGGCAGCGGCTAGTTGGTCGCTGAAACAGTGGGATCTGATGGATGACTACATCTCTGCCATGAAGGGCGATGGAGCAGATCGCGCGTTCTTCAAGGCTATCCTAGCTGTGCACAGAAACCAAATTCCTGCCGCTTTGAAGCAGATCTCCAAGGCACGAGAAAGGTTGGATCCAGAGTTGACTACCTTAACTGGTGACAGCTATGGCCGAGCGTACGA CACTGTCGTGAGGATTCAAATGCTTGCTGAGCTGGAGGAAATCATTGCCTACAAGGACCACGCCGACGAGCCTGCCCGACAGGAGATGCAACGACAGACTTGGAAGAAGCG GCTGGCCGGATGTCAGCGTGATGTTGAAGTTTGGCAGCGCATTCTTCAGGTCAGATCCCTTGTGCTCAAGCCTAATGAGGATATGGACACTTGGATTGAGTTTGCGGATCTCTGTCGAACATCTGACAGGCTGAACTTGGCCGAGAAAACGCTGACATCTCTTGTTGGCTTCCAATACCCATCAATGGAAGAC ACTCGAGGACGAGCGCCACctcccatcatcttcgcttACCTCCGTATGGCTTGGGCGAAGAACCTACAAATCGACTCTCGAGAAGAACGTTACGAGACTCTCCAACACCTGCGCGACTTCACCGACCAGCTTACCGACGACGTTGGTATTGGAGCGAGGGGACCCAACGGCAGACTCATGTTACCTGACCAGAAGTTGTATGGATCTTACACCAAGCTGCTGGCGCAGTGCCACGTTGAGTTGGGTCAGTGGCAAGCGACCTTGAGGGAAAGCCAAGGATCT GCTGATCCCTCGGGCATTCTCCACGACTACTGTCTCGCCACTGAGCTTGACCCTGAGTGGTACCAAGCTTGGCACACTTGGGCCTTGGCCAATTTCGAGGTCATTACCCAGCTTGAAGTGTCGCAGCAAGGTCTCTCACCTGTTCACTTTACGACCTATATCATTCCTGCTGTCGAAGGTTTCCTCAAGTCTATCTCGCTTTCTCCCGGCAACTCCTTGCAAGATACTTTGAGGCTGTTGACTCTCTGGTTTACATATGGATATTCTAGCGGAGTCACTGCGGCTGTTAGCCAAGGTCTTCCCACTGTCAACATTGATGTCTGGCTCGAGGTTATTCCTCAG ATCATTGCCCGTATCCAGACGCCTCGCCAGTCTATACAGCAGCTCATTGTACAATTGTTGCATGATATTGGCAAAGCCCATCCCCAAGCCCTTATTTACCCTCTTACCGTCGCCTCCAAATCTACAGTCGCTGCCCGACGCACTGTTGCCCAAAATATTACGCATAAAATGCGAGAGCACTCTCCCAAGATTGTTGACCAGGCCGAGCTTGTCAGTACAGAGCTCATCCGAGCAGCTATCTTATGGCATGAGATGTGGTATGAtggtttggaagaagcgTCAAAGCACTACTTTGGTGACCACGATATCCCTGGCATGTTAGGAGTCCTTGAGCCTTTGCATGAGATTGTCGAAAAC GGACCTCAAACCTTGCGTGAGACATCCTTTATCCAATCGTTCGGCCATGATTTGCGTATCGCTCGGGAGCATCTCAAGCGTTACCGTATAACTCAGGATGGTACTGAAATCCAACAAGCATGGGATGTCTATTATTCCGTCTTCCAGCGTCTGGGCAAACAGCTCAAGCTCCTCAACGTCATTGAGCTGCAATATGTCTCGCCCAAGTTAATGGCCGTTCGAGACTTGGATATTGCAGTTCCAGGTACCTACCAGAGTGGCAAGCCTATCATCGGTATTAAGAACGTTATCCCAACCTTCAAGGTCATTGCTTCCAAGCAAAAGCCAAGACAGTGCAGCATGCGCGGTATGGATGGCAAGGAATATGCATATTGCCTCAAGG GTCACGAGGACTTGCGACAAGACGAGCGTGTCATGCAACTCTTTGGTTTGGTCAACACTCTTCTTAATAATGACCACGAGTCTGCCAAACGACATCTCAGTATCCAGCGATTTTCTGTTactcctctttcccctaGTGCCGGTTTACTCGGTTGGGTTACCCACAGTGATACAATTCATGTTCTCATCAAACAATACCGAGACCAAAGGAAAATCTTGGTGGATATTGAGCACAAACTTATGCAGCAG ATGTCTGATGAGAGCTACGATTCTCTACCGCTCTTGCACAAGGTCGAGATCTTCCAGTATGCTTTGGATAACACGACTGGTCAAGATTTGTACCGCATCCTGTGGCTCAAGTCTCGTAACTCAGATATCTGGCTTGAAAGAAGGACCACCTACACCAGAAGTCTGGGTCTCAATTCCATGGTCGGGTATATCCTTGGTCTGGGTGACAGACATCCTTCAAACCTGTTGCTCGATCAGATTACGGGTAAAATGGTGCACATTGACTTT GGTGATTGTTTCGAGGTTGCTCAACAGAGAGACAAATACCCTGAGAAAGTACCTTTCCGACTTACCCGAATGCTCATTCATGCCATGGAG GTCTGCGGTATCACTGGTAACTTTTCGCGAAGTTGTGAAGTGTCCATGGAAGTCCTTCGTGACAACAGGGAATCACTTATGGCCGTCCTTGAAGCATTTGTGTACGACCCTCTTATTGCTTGGCGTCTTACAGCGACGGACAAACGACCTGGTGGTGTTGGCGAAGTCAAGGACCTGGATGACCCGGCTGTGTACGGAAAGCAGAGGAAAAACAAGGCGAACGAGACGGAGATTCTCAATG ATGTGGAAAATACCGAGGTGAAGAACGACAAGGGTCTGCAGGTCATTGAACGAGTACGACGAAAATTGACCGGTCGAGACTTTAAGCCCGATGTTGTACTCGATGTCAAGTCCCAGGTGGAGAAGTTGGTGGTTGAGGCGACAAAGACAGAGAATCTTTGTGTAGCATTCTTGGGATG GTGTTCGTTCTGGTAA
- a CDS encoding methylenetetrahydrofolate dehydrogenase (NAD) produces the protein MSQGILITASKVATPFKSELLSALASPRFSSRPPHLVGILATKKEDARTYAEFTKKACETLGITYELRLVGEAREGMDGEGVGIEVEEAILEANEDPDVDGMMVYYPIYGGRQDQYLQSVVSPQKDVEGLNHQFLFNLYHNVRFINPLTLRPIPASHLPEPLPSKSGNNSKDEDVAPEGTVKSILPCTPLAIVKVLEHIGVYNKLLAYGDRARGKVITIINRSEVVGRPLAALLANDGARVISVDLDSIVEFSKRPSKSVEGKKSSASPHHITTPLPDMTLHKALSFSDVVISAVPVDSFKVPTKELKDGCVCVNVAGEKNFEADVRDRASIYVPSVGVMTITMLQRNLLRLCEYRDMIKKQEASL, from the exons ATGTCCCAAGGAATCCTCATCACTGCCTCAAAAGTAGCCACACCCTTCAAGTCGGAGCTTCTTTCCGCCCTCGCCTCTCCTCGCTTTTCCTCGCGACCTCCGCACTTGGTCGGTATCCTCGCTACTAAAAAGGAAGACGCCAGGACCTATGCCGAGTTCACCAAGAAGGCTTGTGAGACCTTGGGAATCACCTATGAACTTAGACTTGTCGGTGAGGCaagggaagggatggacGGTGAAGGTGTGGGGAtcgaggttgaagaagctaTCCTCGAG GCCAACGAAGATCCTGATGTGGACGGCATGATGGTCTACTACCCCATCTACGGTGGCCGACAAGACCAATACCTCCAATCCGTCGTCTCTCCCCAGAAAGACGTCGAGGGTCTCAACCACcaattcctcttcaacctctACCACAACGTCCGTTTCATCAACCCCCTCACCCTCCGTCCCATCCCTGCTTCTCACTTGCCCGAGCCCTTGCCCAGCAAGTCGGGCAATAACTCTAAAGACGAGGACGTTGCGCCGGAAGGTACAGTGAAATCCATCTTGCCCTGTACGCCCCTGGCGATCGTCAAGGTCCTCGAACATATCGGCGTGTACAACAAGCTTCTCGCCTATGGCGATCGAGCGAGGGGCAAGGTGATTACCATCATCAACCGTTCTGAAGTTGTCGGTCGTCCGCTCGCGGCCTTGTTGGCCAACGACGGCGCGCGGGTCATCTCCGTCGACCTCGACTCCATCGTCGAATTCTCCAAGCGGCCTTCCAAGTCCGTGGAAGGCAAAAAGTCTTCAGCGAGCCCGCACCATATCACCACCCCTTTACCTGATATGACGTTGCACAAGGCGTTGAGTTTCAGTGATGTGGTGATTTCTGCCGTGCCTGTGGACAGCTTTAAAGTGCCTACCAAGGAGCTGAAGGATGGGTGTGTTTGTGTGAATGTTGCTGGGGAGAAGAACTTTGAGGCGGATGTCAGGGATCGG GCATCTATTTATGTGCCCTCTGTTGGTGTCATGACCATCACCATGCTCCAGCGAAACTTGTTGAGGTTGTGCGAGTACCGTGATATGatcaagaagcaagaggcTTCTTTGTAG
- a CDS encoding ribonuclease III has translation MLRMLRSALRRGTYLNSAIPRTPAPLSTPPQRLPLSRRFSLLCKPLQSRRPTRPKLSKAPKATKPPRSPRLFKASKQSDAKTPHKTRKLIKPPKGPVLSETQVTFELPVSPENPTASKSPPPSIHPPFDKLLIMVRAADVVSRMEMPEELPDFPLPPLPDIYDRELLRQVFTHTSYVGARKQSALFDKEAFHHDNEKLEHVGDALLGCIVTCLLHDLYPNLNPGNATEMKAICVCNQTLSQLSRRYKMPERLITDVNATEILKNGTKTTANIFEAYVAGLHYSYLKHGNTKDVGKGDGPKTHGQGLEHLQEWLRPLFEPIAEWVLGYMKKEQERLEAETAVKAGSMDIDLDDLANGASGKLNELFISRGAGMPVYTYEQRGVDMWKAIVIARNRDGKEWQGEATRTKKKQAATVAAYKILMQLEVV, from the exons ATGCTGCGCATGCTCCGGAGCGCATTGAGGAGAGGAACGTATCTGAACAGTGCCATCCCCCGCACACCAGCCCCATTGAGCACACCCCCACAACGCCTGCCGCTGTCTCGTCGCTTCTCTCTGCTCTGCAAACCTCTTCAGTCGCGCCGCCCGACCCGTCCCAAACTTTCCAAGGCTCCCAAAGCTACAAAGCCTCCCAGATCACCCAGACTTTTCAAAGCCTCCAAACAAAGCGACGCAAAAACACCACACAAAACACGCAAACTCATCAAACCCCCAAAAGGCCCGGTACTTTCTGAAACACAAGTGACTTTTGAGCTCCCCGTATCTCCCGAAAACCCGACGGCTTCCAAAAGCCCGCCCCCTTCAATACACCCTCCCTTCGACAAACTTCTAATCATGGTCCGAGCCGCCGATGTTGTCAGCCGCATGGAAATGCCGGAAGAGCTTCCGGATTTCCCCCTGCCTCCGCTTCCGGATATCTATGATCGTGAGCTCTTACGTCAAGTCTTTACGCATACCAGCTACGTGGGAGCGAGGAAGCAATCTGCATTGTTTGATAAGGAGGCATTTCATCATGACAATGAGAAGCTGGAACATGTCGGTGATGCTTTGTTAG GCTGCATTGTGACCTGTTTGCTTCATGACTTGTATCCGAATCTCAACCCGGGCAACGCAACT GAAATGAAAGCTATCTGCGTTTGCAACCAGACGTTATCACAACTGTCTAGGCGCTATAAGATGCCAGAACGTCTCATAACAGACGTGAACGCTACAGAAATTTTGAAGAACGGGACAAAAACCACAGCCAACATCTTTGAGGCGTATGTCGCTGGCCTCCACTACTCTTATCTCAAACATG GCAACACGAAAGATGTTGGCAAAGGTGACGGGCCAAAGACACATGGGCAAGGTCTTGAACATTTGCAAGAGTGGCTTCGACCACTCTTTGAACCGATCGCTGAATGGGTATTGGGTTacatgaagaaggaacaagaACGGTTGGAAGCAGAAACAGCTGTCAAAGCTGGATCAATGGATATCGACCTCGACGACTTGGCGAATGGTGCGTCAGGAAAGCTCAACGAGTTGTTCATCTCTAGAGGGGCGGGTATGCCTGTGTATACATATGAGCAACGGGGGGTTGATATGTGGAAGGCAATTGTAATCGCACGCAATAGAGATGGGAAAGAATG GCAAGGCGAAGCTACACgaacaaagaagaagcaggcgGCCACGGTGGCGGCATATAAGATTCTAATGCAGCTAGAAGTCGTTTGA
- a CDS encoding C-22 sterol desaturase: MESHTILRPTAIPDLAAIKTWGLEGLTKAKFSFDTKTTTATILTLILSLLVLEQLVYRAKKAHLPGAKWTIPVIGKFADSLNPTLANYKAQWNSGPLSAVSVFNIFIVIGSSNEMARKILNSPNHAEPCLVASAKKVLLPENWVFLHGKVHADYRKALNVLFTKQALSIYLPIQEKIYRSYFNKWMSDPAPAQQYMMKMRDLNMDTSLSVFIGPYLTEAQKQEINDKYWLITISLELVNFPLAIPGTKVYNAIQARKTVMKYLSAASAASKIRMEDDEAEPECLLDHWVRAMILARRAKDDGEQTRLLSREYSDHEIAMVLLSFLFASQDAMSSALVYTFQLTADHPEVLEKVREEQYRVRGNDLERPLTLDMLDDMVYTRATIKEVLRFRPPVIMVPYMTTKPFPVSPEYTAPKNSMIIPAFWNSLHDETCYPEPDRFLPERWLPQADGSPPIADSKPQNYLVWGSGPHKCIGGQYASMHLAATLGTASVLMDWKHERTELSDEVQVIAAIFPKDHCLLKFTPRAPPS; encoded by the exons ATGGAATCCCATACCATTCTCCGCCCCACGGCCATCCCTGATCTTGCCGCGATCAAGACTTGGGGTCTTGAAGGACTGACCAAAGCCAAGTTCAGCTTTGACAC CAAAACTACCACTGCCACCATCCTTACCCTtattctctctcttcttgtcctcgAGCAGCTCGTCTACAGGGCCAAGAAAGCCCACTTGCCCGGTGCCAAATGGACCATTCCCGTCATCGGCAAGTTTGCCGACTCTTTGAACCCCACGTTGGCCAACTACAAGGCCCAGTGGAACTCTGGACCTCTGAGCGCTGTTTCCGTGTTCAACAT tttcatcgtcatcggtTCTTCCAACGAAATGGCCAGGAAGATCCTCAACTCCCCCAACCACGCTGAACCCTGTCTCGTTGCTTCGGCCAAGAAGGTTTTGTTGCCTGAGAACTGGGTCTTTTTGCACGGCAAGGTCCATGCCGACTACAGGAAGGCATTGAACGTTCTCTTCACCAAGCAGGCTCTCAG TATCTACCTCCCCATTCAGGAGAAGATCTACCGAAGCTACTTCAACAAGTGGATGTCTGATCCCGCCCCTGCTCAGCAGTacatgatgaagatgcgaGACCTCAACATGGACACCTCCCTTTCCGTGTTCATCGGCCCTTACCTCACTGAGGCCCAGAAGCAAGAGATCAACGACAAGTACTGGCTTATCACCATCTCTCTCGAGCTTGTCAACTTCCCCCTCGCTATCCCTGGTACCAAAGTTTACAACGCTATCCAGGCTAGGAAAACTGTCATGAAGTATCTCTCCGCTGCCAGTGCTGCCAGTAAGATCaggatggaggatgacgaggcCGAGCCCGAGTGTCTTTTGGACCATTGGGTGCGAGCCATGATCCTTGCCCGACGTGCCAAGGATGACGGTGAGCAGACCAGACTCCTTTCTCGAGAGTACAGCGACCACGAAATTGCCATGGTTCTTttgtctttccttttcgctTCTCAGGACGCCATGTCCTCCGCTCTTGTCTACACATTCCAGCTTACTGCCGATCACCCTGAAGTTCTTGAAAAGGTTAGGGAGGAGCAGTACAGGGTTAGGGGTAACGACCTCGAGAGGCCCTTGACTTTGGACATGCTTGACGACATGGTTTATACTCGAGCTACCATCAAGGAAGTTTTGAGGTTTAGGCCTCCTGTCATCATG GTTCCCTACATGACTACCAAGCCCTTCCCCGTCTCCCCCGAATACACCGCTCCCAAGAACTCTATGATCATCCCTGCCTTCTGGAACTCTTTACATGACGAGACCTGTTACCCTGAGCCCGATCGATTCCTTCCCGAACGATGGCTCCCCCAGGCCGACGGTTCCCCCCCTATCGCCGACTCCAAGCCCCAAAACTACCTCGTCTGGGGTAGCGGTCCCCACAAGTGTATCGGTGGCCAGTACGCTTCTATGCATTTGGCGGCCACTTTGGGTACAGCGAGTGTTTTGATGGACTGGAAGCACGAGAGGACCGAGTTGAGTGATGAAGTACAGGTCATTGCGGC TATCTTCCCCAAGGACCACTGTCTCCTTAAATTCACTCCTCGAGCTCCCCCTTCATAA